In Salipiger sp. H15, the sequence GGAACAGGCCAAGGTTCACGCGGGTGGAATCGTAGTAGAAGACCTCGCCGAGTTCGTCGCTCCGGATCATCCGCTTTATCGCCTGCACCGCCGGTGTGTAGACGAAGGTGTGATCGACCATCAGCAGCAGCCGGCGCCGCGCGGCAATCTCGATCAGCTCCTCGGCCTGCGCCGGCTCGGTGGTCATCGGTTTTTCCACGAGGACATGCTTGCCCGCGAGAAGCGCCGCCCGAGCGATGGGGTAATGGGTCTGCACCGGGGTGGCGATGAACACCGCGTCGACCGCCGGATCATTGACCAGCTCGTCGATCTCCTGGCTCAGCCGCGCCCCGGGATGGCGCAGCGCCGCCCGTCCGAGCGCGTCCGCCGAGCGATCCGCGATCATCTCCACCCGTGCCACGCCGCTCTCGGCGACCGCCCGCGCAAGATTGGGGCCCCAGTAGCCGTAGCCCACGATACCGACCGAGATCATCCCTGTGCCACCCGTGCCTGCTGCGCCGCGTCCCCGGCCCCGTCGGTCCGGCCGACAACCCGCGCCGGAACCCCGGCGACCACCGCGTGCTCGGGCACATCCTCGGTGACGACGGCCCCGGCGCCGACCAGCGAGAAGGCCCCGATCCGCACGCCCGGCAGGATGGTGGCGTTCGAGCCGATCGCCGCCGCGCGCCCGACATGCACCGGCTCGGACAGCCAGTCCTCGGCGGTCTTCAGGCTGCCGTCGGCATTGACCGCGGCCGGGTGGCGATCGTTGGTGAACATGACGCCATGGCCGATGAACACGCCGTCCTCCAGCGTCACCCCCTCGCAGAGGAAGGCGTGGGACGAGATCTTGCAGTTGCGCCCGACGTGGCAGCCGCCCTGGATTTCCACGAAAGGCCCGATCCCGGTGCCCTCTCCGATGGTGCAGCCATAGAGATTGACGAGGTCGGGCTGGAAGATGCGCACGCCGGGCGCCAAGGTGCAATTGCTTATGGGCAAGGGACAACTCCTCTCGAAGCGTGACCGGAAAGCGCCGCCGGACGGCGGCCTTTTCCGAAGGATCGCCGCGAAGACGGGCTTGGACAAATGGTCCGAACGGGTGCCCTTCTTCATCAGAATTCGCGGCGCGCGGCGTGCTCTACACCCTTTGAGCGGCGCGGCATCAATTCGGCCCGGCGCGGACGAAAGGCCCCTGCGCGCGGGTCCGCGACCTGTCCACCCGGGCCGACGCGCGCAAGGGCCCGCACCCGTGCAATCGCGAAATCCGATAACTCTCATCAGAAACTATCGGTATTTCTTTGAGCTGTCCGTGGTCACGATGGGCGCAACCCGATCCGGAGACCGCGAATGAAACTCTCCTTCTTCACCATGCCCATCCACCCGCTCGGCAAGCCGATCGCCCAGAGCCTGCGCGAGGACCGCGAGGCCTTCCTGCTGGCCGACGAGCTGGGCTACGCCGAGGCCTATTGCGGCGAGCACACCACCGACCAGGCCGAGATCATCACCTCCTGCGTCGCCTTCCTCGCCAGCCTCGCCTACGAGACGAAACGGATCCGCCTCGGCACCGGCACGGTCAACCTGCCCAATTCCCACCCCGCCCGCATCGCGGCCGAGGTCGCCATGCTCGACCACATGCTCGAGGGGCGGCTCATCTTCGGGATCTCGCCGGGCGGGCTGATGTCGGATGCCGAGGTCTTCGGCTCCATCGACCAGGACCGCAACGCCATGTTTGTCGAGTGCATCGACATGGTCCTCGACATCTGGGCGGGCAAGGCGCCCTACGATCTCGGCGGGGAGTTCTGGCGTGTCTCGACCGCGCGCACGATGATGCCCGAGATCGGCCAGGGCGAGATCATGCGCCCCTTCCAGGCGCCGCATCCGCCCATCGTCGGCACCGCGGTCGCGCCCTTCTCCAAAGGGGTCACCGCCATGGCCGCCCGCGGCTGGCAGCCGATCTCGGGCAATTTCCTGCTGCCGAAATGGGTCGCGACGCATTGGCCGAACTACGTCGAGGGCTGCACCAGCGCAGGAATCCTTCCGAGCTACGACGACTGGCGCGTCGCCAAGAACATCTGCGTCGCCGACGACGCCGAGACCGCGCGGCGCTACGCCCGCGATCCCGGCAGCCCCTACGTGCTCTACTATTCGCAACTGCTGCGGAAGATGCGCGCCGGGGGCAGGCTCAACCTCTTCAAGGAAGACCTGTCCATGCCCGACGAGGCGGTGACGCTCGACTACGTGCTCGACCGGCTGGTGATCCATGGCGAGCCCGCCTCGGTCGCCGACCAGATCCTCGCGCTGCGCGAGGAGACCGGCCCGTTCAAGCACCTCGTCTACGCCGGGCACGACTGGACCGACCCGGCGCTCGGGCGGCGGTCGATGGTGCTGATGGCCGAGGAAGTGCTGCCGCAATTGCAGGACGCGACCCGCGCCGAGGCCGCCTGACGCCCGGCGCGGCCCGGCGAACTAGAGCGTGCCGCCGAGTTGGGCGAACTGTCCGCGGTGGAAGATCAGCGGATCGCCGTCGCGGGCGTCGATCCGCAGCACGCGGCCGATGTAGATCTCATGGTCGCCGCTCTCGATCCGGGTCTCGGTCTCGCATTCCAGCGTCGCCAGCGCATCGGCGAGCACCGGCACGCCATGCACCCCGGGCCGCCAGTCGACATCGCGGAACTTGTCCCCGCCCGGCCGGGCGAAGCGCAGCGTCGCCTCCTTCGAGGCGGCGCCCATGATGTTCACCGCAAAGCCGGGATGGGCGCGGAAGGCCGGGCGCGACGGCGCGTCCAGCGCAAGGCTCCAGAGGATCTGCGGCGGCTCCAGCGAGACCGAAGAGAAGGAATTGACCACCAGTCCGACCGGCGCGCCGCCTTCGCCGCGGCTGGTCACCACGGTGACGCCGGTCGCGAAACAGCCCAGCACGTCGCGCAACCGCCGCGCGTCGAAGGCGGTGGACAGAACTGCCGAGTGACGTGTCATCGAAGCCTCCTGGCCGGGGTGGATACCTGCAAGGATAGGGTTCGCCGGGCCTTCACAACAACTCATAATAAAATATGCTCTCCATCAGGAAACATGTTGGCGGGACCGGAATGAAGCTCCAGCAACTACGGTTTTTCGTGGCGGTCTACGAGGACGGGTCGTTCTCGGCCGCCGCCGAGCGCATGAACGCCACGCAGTCCGGCCTGTCCACCCATGTCAGCCATCTCGAGAAGCGTTACGGGGTCAGCCTCTTCACCCGCAGCTCTGCAGGCGTCACGCCGACCGAGGCGGGGCGGCTCTTCTACCGCGAGGCGGTGGCGGTGCTCGCCGCCTCCGCCCGCGCCGAGGACCGGCTCGTCGGCCTGTCGAAATCGCTGGTCGGCGACGTGCGGGTGGGGCTGATGCCGACCTTCACCCGCG encodes:
- a CDS encoding LLM class flavin-dependent oxidoreductase; the encoded protein is MKLSFFTMPIHPLGKPIAQSLREDREAFLLADELGYAEAYCGEHTTDQAEIITSCVAFLASLAYETKRIRLGTGTVNLPNSHPARIAAEVAMLDHMLEGRLIFGISPGGLMSDAEVFGSIDQDRNAMFVECIDMVLDIWAGKAPYDLGGEFWRVSTARTMMPEIGQGEIMRPFQAPHPPIVGTAVAPFSKGVTAMAARGWQPISGNFLLPKWVATHWPNYVEGCTSAGILPSYDDWRVAKNICVADDAETARRYARDPGSPYVLYYSQLLRKMRAGGRLNLFKEDLSMPDEAVTLDYVLDRLVIHGEPASVADQILALREETGPFKHLVYAGHDWTDPALGRRSMVLMAEEVLPQLQDATRAEAA
- a CDS encoding acyltransferase, with translation MPISNCTLAPGVRIFQPDLVNLYGCTIGEGTGIGPFVEIQGGCHVGRNCKISSHAFLCEGVTLEDGVFIGHGVMFTNDRHPAAVNADGSLKTAEDWLSEPVHVGRAAAIGSNATILPGVRIGAFSLVGAGAVVTEDVPEHAVVAGVPARVVGRTDGAGDAAQQARVAQG
- a CDS encoding flavin reductase family protein yields the protein MTRHSAVLSTAFDARRLRDVLGCFATGVTVVTSRGEGGAPVGLVVNSFSSVSLEPPQILWSLALDAPSRPAFRAHPGFAVNIMGAASKEATLRFARPGGDKFRDVDWRPGVHGVPVLADALATLECETETRIESGDHEIYIGRVLRIDARDGDPLIFHRGQFAQLGGTL